The following are from one region of the Littorina saxatilis isolate snail1 linkage group LG4, US_GU_Lsax_2.0, whole genome shotgun sequence genome:
- the LOC138964200 gene encoding NADH dehydrogenase [ubiquinone] 1 alpha subcomplex assembly factor 3-like — MVLISRLSRFLVRNVRSSLRASVRHYDPETGGEEIRSTTVTMLSKEDDDYLYVEAYSNVGFKLSNGFRIVGPCVLFPRSILHWAIGGTHELNEDSLSLFPLLEPKLDLLVLGVGDHGAKYDKSIVRYLRSNNINVEILPTDQACSTFNFLNAERRIVAAAMIPPTYMNLDRDDEDLHIRARLEAEENLYELKSGFGDQPLIDESDPVLKGVKEKVFPALGLNVKKETETGKAKEEGRKSKDSDRDKNKKGS; from the exons ATGGTACTTATTTCGAGATTAAGCCGTTTCCTCGTAAGAAACGTCCGTTCTTCACTCAG AGCCAGTGTTCGACACTATGACCCAGAGACAGGCGGGGAAGAGATCAGAAGCACAACGGTGACCATGCTGAGCAAAGAAGATGACGACTACCTTTATGTGGAGGCCTACAGTAATGTTGGCTTCAAACTCAGCAATGGTTTCAGGATTGTTGGCCCTTGCGTTCTGTTTCCACGATCCATTTTGCACTGGGCG ATTGGTGGTACTCATGAACTGAATGAAGATTCTCTGTCCTTGTTTCCACTTCTTGAACCGAAGCTGG ATCTTTTAGTCTTGGGAGTTGGAGACCATGGAGCCAAATATGACAAGAGCATCGTCAGATACCTTCGTTCAAATAATATCAACGTGGAGATTTTGCCAACA GATCAAGCGTGTTCAACGTTCAACTTTCTCAACGCTGAGAGACGTATCGTGGCGGCTGCTATGATTCCGCCCACCTACATGAATTTAGACCGAGATGATGAGGATCTTCACATTCGAGCACGGCTGGAGGCAGAAGAAAATTTATATGAACTGAAAAGTGGATTCGGTGATCAGCCCTTGATAGATGAATCTGATCCTGTTCTGAAAggagtgaaagagaaagtgtttCCAGCCCTTGGACTCAATgtgaaaaaagaaacagaaactggGAAGGccaaggaagaaggaagaaaaagcAAAGACAGTGATAGagacaagaataagaaaggtAGCTAG
- the LOC138964201 gene encoding uncharacterized protein — translation MKPLRKQSLALSFWNIPTSGKKSSKKRRSSVPAVHFSDQVHHLDSDGESLSSSLPSNSSEPNLLDLRDDFKLRTPSDGVLTDHEEEGPEEQESLKHLDVLGQALENTFKEVESIDAYVHKLRGRFDHDLLSEHRFMSCICSAKLARAACCKRQIKAWKDLQHEMQDFCCHHHLHHNNHGELNEHSNDCQNNHEEDASSNASHDEEMGDLIHQLSKLSTFKSIKDRLDPKGDAKSFVEHWILQNEHLNDVHCGDEN, via the exons ATGAAGCCCCTACGCAAACAGTCACTCGCCCTGTCTTTCTGGAACATCCCCACGTCCGGCAAGAAGTCCAGCAAGAAGCGGCGAAGCTCGGTGCCAGCGGTCCACTTCTCCGACCAGGTGCACCACCTGGACTCGGACGGCGAGAGTCTGTCCAGCTCGCTGCCTAGCAACTCGTCTGAGCCGAACCTGTTGGATCTCCGCGACGACTTCAAACTCCGAACCCCGTCGGACGGCGTCTTGACGGACCACGAGGAAGAGGGCCCAGAGGAGCAGGAGAGTCTGAAGCACCTGGACGTGCTGGGCCAGGCCCTGGAGAACACGTTCAAGGAGGTCGAGTCTATCG ATGCCTACGTGCACAAGCTGCGGGGCCGGTTTGACCACGACCTGCTGTCGGAGCACCGCTTCATGTCCTGTATCTGCTCCGCCAAGCTGGCACGTGCTGCATGCTGCAAGCGTCAGATCAAGGCCTGGAAAGACCTGCAGCACGAAATGCAG GACTTCTGctgccaccaccacctccaccacaacAATCATGGAGAGCTGAACGAGCATTCCAATGACTGTCAGAACAACCACGAGGAAGATGCTTCCAGCAATGCCAGCCACGATGAAGAAATGGGCGATCTGATTCATCAACTCAGCAAACTGTCCACATTTAAAAGCATCAAGGATCGCCTAGACCCCAAAGGGGACGCCAAGTCTTTCGTAGAACACTGGATCTTGCAGAACGAACACTTGAACGATGTTCATTGCGGTGATGAGAATTAA